From one Desulfatiglans anilini DSM 4660 genomic stretch:
- a CDS encoding TRAP transporter substrate-binding protein yields MRKNRLSILFGVLFILLFGLPAASPVVAEDGIHIKFSTWHPPASREVKTVWAPMLEELNKRSNGRITFTLYAGGALGTGPEHYDIVAQGLSDMGYFTATWTPGRFPLTDVLSLAAWVDGKDVGVEIGNATYRRILKDEFPDVKVLELNGCIQAFLWTKKPIRTLEDCKGLRLRTPGGHQTRYIHAIGAEPVFMPLGDVYLAVETGAIDGLVTCPPLVLAFKLPEVIQHGVILTFGCVSEGVVMNRRSWEKTPDDLKPIIEEVVGNPFKTTHGLNQEVYRTMMKEIEKKGVSLYRLPQDEEQRWFKVFQDETRKWVAELEAKGLPARKAVDIFAEEAHKHGVECVAYPSEWKD; encoded by the coding sequence ATGCGCAAAAACCGGCTTTCGATCCTGTTTGGCGTCCTCTTTATCTTGCTCTTCGGTCTCCCGGCCGCCTCTCCAGTTGTAGCCGAAGACGGCATCCACATCAAATTCAGCACCTGGCACCCGCCGGCAAGCCGTGAGGTGAAAACGGTGTGGGCGCCTATGCTCGAGGAACTCAACAAGCGGAGCAACGGCAGGATCACATTCACCCTTTACGCAGGCGGAGCCCTCGGCACCGGCCCCGAACACTATGACATCGTCGCCCAGGGGCTCTCCGACATGGGGTATTTCACGGCCACCTGGACGCCCGGGCGCTTCCCCCTGACCGATGTCCTCTCGCTGGCGGCCTGGGTCGATGGAAAAGACGTCGGAGTCGAGATCGGCAACGCCACTTACCGGAGGATCCTCAAGGACGAGTTCCCCGATGTGAAAGTCCTGGAATTGAACGGATGCATCCAGGCCTTTCTGTGGACCAAGAAGCCGATCCGCACCCTCGAAGACTGCAAAGGCTTGCGGCTGCGCACCCCGGGCGGTCATCAGACCCGCTATATCCACGCCATCGGCGCCGAGCCGGTGTTCATGCCCCTGGGCGACGTCTATCTGGCAGTAGAGACGGGCGCGATCGACGGCCTCGTCACCTGTCCGCCGCTCGTGCTCGCCTTCAAACTCCCGGAGGTCATCCAGCACGGCGTCATCCTCACCTTCGGGTGCGTTTCAGAAGGGGTCGTCATGAACCGCAGAAGCTGGGAGAAGACGCCGGACGATCTGAAGCCGATCATCGAAGAGGTCGTGGGAAACCCTTTCAAGACCACTCATGGCTTGAATCAGGAAGTCTATCGAACCATGATGAAGGAAATCGAGAAGAAGGGGGTTTCCCTCTACCGGCTTCCGCAGGATGAAGAGCAGCGCTGGTTCAAGGTCTTTCAGGATGAAACCAGAAAATGGGTGGCCGAATTGGAGGCCAAGGGCCTCCCCGCGCGCAAGGCCGTAGACATCTTCGCTGAAGAAGCCCACAAACATGGAGTCGAGTGCGTCGCCTATCCGAGCGAATGGAAGGATTGA
- the thiD gene encoding bifunctional hydroxymethylpyrimidine kinase/phosphomethylpyrimidine kinase, which produces MATIPADSETTRHSYRKALTIAGSDSGGGAGIQADLKTFAALGCYGMSAITALTAQNTFGVTDIHPVPAAFVEAQLEAVFSDMGADAVKIGMLYSAELIAAVAGRLQKHGARRIVLDTVMISQSGHRLLRGDAVEAFKDLLIPLADIITPNLPEAAVLLGTVQEELKDLRSAAKSLSVFGSAAVLLKAGHLENDPESNDILYLKQEDRFVELRAPRIATRNNHGTGCTLSAAAAAYLAHGLDIPEAVRKAKEYIHAAIRAGVSYRLGKGHGPVHHLFPFWQ; this is translated from the coding sequence ATGGCGACCATCCCGGCGGATTCTGAGACCACCCGGCACAGTTACCGCAAAGCGCTGACCATAGCCGGCTCCGACAGCGGCGGCGGCGCCGGCATTCAGGCCGATCTCAAGACCTTTGCGGCCCTCGGCTGCTACGGCATGTCGGCCATTACCGCCCTGACGGCCCAGAACACTTTCGGGGTCACGGATATACACCCCGTTCCCGCCGCATTCGTGGAGGCTCAACTGGAGGCGGTCTTCAGCGACATGGGCGCCGATGCGGTCAAGATCGGCATGCTCTACTCGGCCGAGTTGATCGCCGCTGTAGCAGGCCGACTGCAAAAGCATGGTGCACGCCGGATCGTCCTGGATACCGTGATGATCTCCCAGAGCGGACACCGGCTCCTCCGCGGCGATGCTGTGGAGGCCTTCAAGGACCTGCTTATCCCGCTGGCCGACATCATCACCCCCAACCTTCCGGAAGCGGCGGTCCTGCTCGGAACTGTGCAAGAGGAATTGAAGGATCTGCGGTCCGCCGCCAAATCGCTTTCCGTATTCGGCAGCGCCGCGGTGCTGCTGAAGGCGGGCCATCTCGAAAACGACCCGGAAAGCAACGATATCCTGTATCTGAAGCAGGAAGACCGCTTCGTCGAACTCAGGGCCCCGCGCATCGCCACCCGGAACAACCATGGGACAGGCTGCACGCTCTCAGCCGCAGCCGCTGCGTACCTGGCCCATGGACTCGACATCCCGGAGGCCGTCCGGAAGGCCAAAGAATACATCCATGCCGCCATCCGGGCCGGCGTCTCCTACCGCCTGGGAAAGGGCCATGGACCGGTGCACCACCTGTTCCCGTTCTGGCAGTAA
- the thiL gene encoding thiamine-phosphate kinase, translating to MGLKEIGEFGFIRRVTQGCLVRPDGVLKGIGDDAAAFRTAEGRITLLTTDLLVERVHFIRDRISGFDLGYKSLAVNLSDIAAMGGTPREAFVSIAIPEEVPLNYLDHLYDGMKSLAQAFSVNILGGDTTGSRRDLVINVAVTGEVPEAEILFRHTARTGDIVFITGPLGDSRAGLHLILQEAAPESPVDRDLIEAHLRPRPHIREGRFLASAGGVHAAIDVSDGLSSDLGHIAEASGLGVLLSAAKIPFSDHLPAFCKRFGFDPVDFALAGGEDYVLVCTVDPARAEDLAKEYRRLFGRILYPIGRMNSSGRLEIETREGRIIPFTASGWNHFQAGDPHGDHPGGF from the coding sequence ATGGGGCTGAAAGAGATCGGAGAGTTCGGATTCATCCGCAGGGTGACTCAGGGGTGCCTCGTCCGTCCGGACGGAGTCCTCAAGGGCATCGGCGACGATGCGGCGGCCTTCCGAACGGCGGAGGGGCGGATCACCCTGCTGACCACCGACCTGCTGGTCGAACGGGTCCACTTCATCCGTGACCGGATCAGCGGCTTCGACCTCGGGTACAAATCTCTGGCCGTCAACTTGAGCGACATCGCCGCGATGGGCGGAACCCCGCGGGAAGCCTTCGTAAGCATCGCCATCCCTGAAGAGGTGCCGCTCAACTACCTCGACCACCTCTATGACGGCATGAAATCCCTGGCCCAGGCCTTTTCCGTCAATATCCTCGGGGGTGACACCACCGGTTCGCGCCGGGATCTGGTCATCAACGTCGCCGTGACGGGAGAGGTACCGGAAGCGGAGATCCTCTTTCGCCACACCGCCAGGACAGGCGACATCGTTTTCATCACCGGCCCGCTCGGAGACAGCCGCGCCGGGCTGCACCTCATCCTGCAGGAGGCGGCTCCGGAATCGCCGGTCGACCGGGACCTGATCGAGGCCCATCTGAGGCCGCGCCCTCATATCCGGGAGGGAAGGTTCCTCGCAAGCGCCGGCGGCGTGCACGCGGCCATCGATGTCAGCGACGGACTCAGTTCGGACCTCGGTCATATTGCAGAGGCGAGCGGCCTCGGAGTGCTGCTTTCGGCGGCGAAGATCCCTTTTTCGGACCATCTTCCGGCCTTCTGCAAACGCTTCGGCTTCGACCCGGTCGACTTCGCCCTTGCAGGCGGCGAGGACTACGTTCTCGTCTGCACCGTGGACCCCGCCAGGGCAGAGGATCTGGCGAAAGAATACCGCCGCCTCTTCGGCCGCATCCTTTACCCCATCGGCCGGATGAACAGCTCCGGACGTCTCGAAATCGAAACCCGTGAAGGCCGGATCATCCCTTTTACGGCATCAGGCTGGAACCACTTTCAGGCAGGCGACCCCCATGGCGACCATCCCGGCGGATTCTGA
- the thiE gene encoding thiamine phosphate synthase, protein MQIKQIDYSLYLVTDRSLARGRPTRAIVEAAVRGGVTCVQLREKTCSTRTFIEEALGLRSLLHEHGIPLIINDRVDVALAVEADGVHLGQTDMPLPQARAILGDKALIGISAESLDDALRAEAEGADYIGVSPIFTTPTKTDTAPALGLGGLAAIRAAVRLPLVGIGGLNLENAAEVIRHGGSGLAVVSAIVSAEDPEAAARRLRAAIERAKAQWG, encoded by the coding sequence ATGCAGATCAAACAGATCGATTATTCCTTATACCTCGTCACGGACCGCAGCCTCGCCCGCGGACGCCCGACGCGTGCCATAGTGGAGGCCGCCGTCAGAGGGGGAGTGACCTGCGTGCAACTGAGGGAGAAAACGTGCTCCACCCGCACCTTCATCGAGGAGGCGCTCGGTCTGCGCAGCCTCCTGCATGAACACGGCATCCCCCTCATCATCAACGACCGCGTGGATGTGGCTCTGGCCGTCGAGGCCGACGGGGTTCACCTCGGTCAGACCGACATGCCGCTTCCTCAGGCAAGAGCGATCCTCGGGGATAAGGCTCTCATCGGAATCTCCGCGGAAAGCCTGGACGACGCCCTTCGGGCGGAGGCGGAGGGCGCGGATTACATCGGGGTAAGCCCTATCTTCACCACCCCGACCAAGACGGACACCGCCCCCGCCCTCGGACTCGGCGGGCTCGCGGCGATCCGGGCGGCTGTGCGGCTGCCGCTGGTCGGCATCGGGGGTCTCAACCTCGAAAACGCCGCCGAGGTCATCCGGCACGGCGGGAGCGGCCTGGCGGTCGTCTCCGCCATCGTATCCGCAGAAGACCCCGAGGCGGCCGCCAGACGACTGCGGGCGGCGATCGAAAGGGCTAAGGCGCAATGGGGCTGA
- the thiM gene encoding hydroxyethylthiazole kinase: MLDTLREKAVRNLTSVRDQKPLVHSITNFVVMNFTANTLLAMGASPVMAHAEEEVEEMVSLAGALVLNIGTLSGPWIASMLKAGRKAAELHKPVILDPVGAGATEFRTRTALEIMEAAKPSVIRGNASEILALARTGSKTKGVDSLHTVEDLGDRVEEMALNQHAVFAVTGPRDLVTDGVRAVKVGNGHPLMSTITGTGCAATVTIGAFLAVDPDPWSAAATALAFFGLAGEIGASSCHGPGSFMTAFLDALYNLTPEALAAGCRFEQP, encoded by the coding sequence ATGCTCGACACGTTAAGGGAAAAGGCGGTTCGCAATCTGACATCCGTCCGGGACCAGAAGCCTCTGGTCCACAGCATCACCAATTTCGTGGTGATGAACTTCACCGCCAACACCCTTCTAGCCATGGGCGCAAGTCCGGTCATGGCCCACGCCGAGGAGGAAGTGGAGGAAATGGTCTCTTTGGCCGGAGCGCTGGTTCTGAACATCGGGACCCTCAGCGGCCCCTGGATTGCATCGATGCTCAAGGCCGGCAGAAAAGCCGCCGAATTGCACAAACCTGTCATTCTGGACCCGGTGGGGGCAGGCGCGACCGAATTCCGAACCCGGACCGCCCTGGAAATCATGGAGGCGGCAAAACCATCCGTCATCAGGGGGAACGCTTCGGAGATCCTCGCCCTGGCCCGGACCGGTTCGAAGACGAAAGGGGTGGACTCGCTGCACACCGTCGAAGATCTCGGAGACAGGGTCGAGGAAATGGCTCTGAACCAGCATGCGGTCTTCGCCGTCACCGGCCCGAGGGACCTCGTCACAGACGGCGTGAGGGCCGTCAAGGTGGGAAACGGGCACCCGCTGATGTCGACCATTACAGGGACCGGCTGCGCTGCAACGGTCACCATCGGGGCGTTCCTGGCGGTCGACCCTGATCCGTGGAGCGCTGCGGCGACCGCGCTCGCCTTCTTCGGACTGGCCGGTGAAATCGGTGCTTCCAGTTGCCACGGGCCGGGCAGTTTTATGACCGCCTTTCTCGATGCCCTGTACAACTTGACCCCGGAGGCCTTGGCTGCCGGGTGCCGGTTCGAGCAGCCCTGA